TGGGTTAAAATTAAATGGGTCATGAATCAAAGTATTCCATGAATCTGATGATCCCCCACTCTTTTTTTTAACTTCTTTTAAATTTTAAGGTTAAGAAGTGATAATTAAATGATTTAAAGCTTTAATTTTAATATATTCCAATTTTATTGAAAATTTTTAAATTATCAGAAACACAGATCTTTTTTAGTGAAGTTGATAGTTTAAGGGTTTTTTTAGTTATTGGTGCTGTAAATGACTTTATCATTAAATAGATTATTAAAAAATAATTATCAATCAAGTAGAAAGAAATCAACTGCCAATTGTTAAAATAGAAATCCTAAAATGAAAATCAGAAGAATATAAAAAAAGCAGTTCTGGATGGAGTTAAAAAAGCAATGAATCATGGTGTGAATAGAAATGATGTTGTAATTGTACTTCTCGAAGCTCCAAAGAAAAACTGGAGCCTTCAAAATGGTGAACCTGCTGCTTAAGTTTAGTGAGTTCTAAAAATTGTCGAATAATTGATTTTATTGGAGAATTTCGTTTAAATTATGTTAATTATGTAAAAAAAAGATAAAATTAAGTGATCCTGAATATCAGGATCACCTTTCTGACTGTTTTTTAAGGAGGCGGTTTTTACAGCCGTTATTTTGAATCTGGTTGGAATATCCTGTTGGAATTTTTACACTGGAAGAACTTTCCTACCGTACTCTCCGTTTATAACCTCTGCAAGTCCAACGTACACTGCACTGAGTCCTGTGAATATGCCTTCATAGCCTGCAATAACTGTTATGGTATGTATGCCTGTGAGTTCCCCTGCTGTGAGCAGGAAGAACAACACTGCAAGACTTATGAACACTACCTGTAATCCCCTTCCTTTTTTAAGTGTTCCAAAGAACATCACCAGGGTGAAAAGTCCCCACATGAAGAAGTAGGCTGCAAGGGATGTTGGATCAGCTGCCTGGAGTGGTGATTTTCCTGCCACGTTGAAGAAGGTGATTTGGGGCATTATTAAGAGAAGGACCAGTGACCACCAGAATAGGCCGTAGGATCCAAAGGCCACCAGTCCAAAGGTGTTGCCCTTTTTGTACTCCATCCAAGCTGCCATTATCTGGGCTATTCCTCCATAGGCAAATCCCATTGATAGTATCATGCTGTTCAAGGGATAGAACCCTGCATTGTGGAAGTTCAGAAGCACCGTTGTAAGTCCAAATCCAAGTAGTCCCAACGGTGCTGGGTTTGCAGTCATATCCCTGAGTTCTACTCCTTTTTCTTCTACTTCAGTCATGATTTATACCCCAAAGGTCTTTAATTTCATCTCCCGTGATTATATCCTTCCAATATTTACGTTATTCTTCTAGGGTGGATGTGTCTCCCACATCTTCTCCCTGTTCCCTGGCTCGCAGAACCCTTCGCATGATCTTTCCGCTTCTGGTTTTTGGGAGGGTTTCAACCTGCTCAATTTGTCCAAGAACCGCAACTGGCCCAAGTTCGTATCGAACATGTTTTTTCAGGTCTTCTATTAATTTTGTTTTAAGATGGTATCCTTCTTTAAGGATTACAAAGGCTTTTATTACCTGTCCTTTAACTGGATCTGCTTTTCCTATGACTGCTGCTTCTGCAACTGCAGGGTGACTTACGAATGCAGATTCAACCTCTGCTGTACCTACCCTGTGACCCGCAATTTTCAGGACGTCATCGGATCTTCCCTGTATCCAGAAGTATCCATCTTCATCCTTCCTTGCCATATCACCAGCCTTGTAAACACCAGGTATCTGGTTCCAGTAAACCTCTTTGAATCTTTCCTCATCTTCGTAGAGTGTTCTAAACATTGCAGGCCATGGATTTTTTATAACCAGGTATCCTCCCTTTCCAAGGGGTACTGAGTTTCCATCTTCATCCACAATATCTGCATCTATACCTGGAAATGCCATGGTTGCTGAACCTGGTTTTAATGGAGCTGAAGGTAACGGAGATATGAGGTGCATTCCTGTTTCTGTCTGCCACCATGTGTCCATTATAGGTGCCTTTTCTTTTCCAATGTTTTTGTAAAACCACATCCATGCTTCCGGGTTTATTGGTTCTCCAACCGTTCCAAGTATCCTGAGTGATGATAGGTTGTAAAGGCGGGTATATTTGCTTCCAAATCTCATAAGATGTCTTATGGCTGTTGGTGCTGTGTAAAATTTGGTTACACCGTACTTCTCGATTATATTCCACCATATACCTGGATCTGGGTAATCAGGTGCGCCCTCGTAGATCAGGGTTGTGGTTCCAAGGAGTAGTGGTCCATATATTGCGTAGCTGTGGCCTGTGATCCAGCCTATGTCCCCTGTGCACCACCACAGATCATCGTTGTGTATGTCGAATATGTATTTAGTGGTGGTTGCAACTCCAACCATGTATCCTGCTGTTGTGTGGAGAACTCCCTTGGGTTTTCCTGTGCTTCCAGAGGTGTAGAGTATGAAGAGTGGGTCTTCGGAGTCCATTGGTTCAGGTTCGCATTCTGCGGGTTCACCCTCTATGAGCCGTTCATAGAATATCTCCTTTCCACTGAGTTCTGACATTTCTATGGGTGTTCCTGTGTGTTTAACCACAACAACAGTTTCTACAGATGGGCACTGGAGCATTGCTTCGTCTGATATTTTTTTGAGGTCTATGACCTTTCCCCTTCTGAAGGTTCCATCAGCTGTTAATAGAACTTTGGCCTGGGCATCGTTGATTCTTTCAACAAATGCTCCAACACTCAAGCCGGAGTAAACTACGCTGTGTATTGCACCTATTTTGGCGCATGCAAGCATTGAGATGAGAAGTTCAGGGCACATTGGAAGGTACATGGATACTCTGTCCCCTTTTTTCACACCGAGGTTTTTGAATGCATTTGCAAGTTTGTTGACTTCACGGTAGAGTTCGTAGTAGGTTATTTTCCTTTCCTGTCCCCTCTCGTTAGTGTAAAGTATGGCCACCTGATTTCTTTTATCTGTGTCAAGCCATCTGTCAACGGCGTTGTATGTGAGGTTTATCTTTCCGTTGACGAACCATTTGTAGAAGGGTTTGTTGCTTTCATCAAGCACTTCATCCCAGTTCTGGAACCATTCAAACTGTTCTGCCTTTTCAGCCCAGTACTTTTTGAAGTCCTTTCCCTTTTCGAGCTCGGTTTCCCAATTTTTCACATGTGCCCTTTCAACAGTTTCTACACTAGGTTTAAATATACGTTTTTCATCCAAAAGGACATCTGTATCACGCCTCATTTCTCATCCCGCCGTTTAAACTCTATTTTTTAAATTAAAAACCATTTTTTCCATTTAATTTCTCAAAATATTCCTTTTCCATTACTTCTTAAGTTGTTTTTGCTATTTATATTTATCTATTATTAATCATTATAAATAGTGATTAATCATTATAAATATGGTGTTGGGATCGTGTGCACAGTTAAAACCCAATCTTACAATTTTTTGTGATCTAAACCTTCCATGAAACCATCACAGTAACCTGACTTGTAACCTGACTTGTAAACATCCATACATTCAATTGTTTCTGCTTTTGATTCTTTTAGGGATTCTATTTTAACACCACCACAAGAAACCCCTATTAAAGCTGTCATCTCATCACCAGGATCACTGATGGATGTGATGGTAATGCAGCTTTCACTCCCATCATAGGCAAGGCTGCTGGGATTTGAGTTGGAATCAAAGGTTCTTATGTTTAGTTCACCAGGGAAAACATCCCCGGGATCACCCTTGTTCCCGCCATCATCCTTGGCTTTTTCTAACTGCCTCTCTCCATCTGCCTGTTCAAGTGCAACACGAAAATTTGTTGGGTACATGTTGGGGTAACTGTTGTAGATGCTGGTTTCATCCACATGCCATATCAAAAGTCCTTCCCCAGGTATGTACTTATCAAAACCTTTTTTCCGCCTGTTCTCTATTAAAAAGTATTCCTCACCCTTCAAACCATTTGTCCAGAGTCTGTAGATACTCCTAGATCCATCATAGACCTCAGGTATTTTCATCTTTTTAGGGCTTCCTGTAACGTTGGTTGGAACTGTCCATCCCAGTTCAACCTTGCACCATGCACTCAGATGTGCAGGTGTTTTTCCATCGTTGTTCCAGCTGCCAAGCCCCATGAGGCACCAGTCACCGATCCCTGGAGATACCCTGCTCATATCGTAGAGATCTGGAAGTCCCAGCAGATGACCGAATTCATGGCAGAACCCCCCAAGATCGTAAGGGGGAAGTTCTGGAAGTATACAATAATTAACAACCTTAACACCACCAATATTAACTGGATCATGGGTCATACTTTGATGTGAGGCTATGTCCATGGTTGAACCTGTTCTTTCTGCACCCTCACCAGCATGAATAACCACGAGCATCTCAATTACCCCATCACCGTTGTTATCGTAACTTGGAAATTCAAAGTCCCCATTTTTTTCCACAGTTTTCACAAGATCCTCAACCAGTTTCTGGGAATTTTTGGGATAAAAGCCTTTACCACTCATATTATCAGCATAATAGGAGAGATCTTCTTTAGATCTGTACCATTCACTTACTTCTCCTGTTACGTCTAGTTGGCCCCATGATACTTCCCTGTAGTAATCTCTCAAACTACCGTTGGTTTGGGAGTTTTCATTGAAGAGCAGTTCCCTGAAATGCTGGGATTCTGTTTTTGCAGGTTTGTCATTGAAGTCAACAAGTAGAACAAGTGCCCTTTTTTCACCAAGAACCCCTCTGCGCGGTAAATTGGGTCTTGCAAGGGTGTGTTCTCGGAACCTTTCAGGCCTTTCATTCAGTATGTAAAGGGTTCTGGGATCCAGAACATCTGCAGCATCATAGCTCTCTGGATCTGCACCCTCCCTAAGCAGTTTTATGGTTTTTCTCATCTTCGCCTGTAACTTCGGGTGGTAAGGTCTTTGCAGAAAATGATAATTCCCTAACTTCTTGGTAACGATCTTCCTGTCCAACATTTTTTGGTTCGAAATTTTGGATCCAACCATGAGAATCCACCTTTTTAATATATTTTTTATTCCACTTAGTATAAAATTTTTATTACAACTCAGATTAGTGAAAAAATCCATGGATTTAATAAATATCCTTAAAATTTCCTATTTTTTAAAATTAAAAGCCTTAAAAACCTTTTTTAATGGAGGGCCCTTCTGAAGCATAGGAGCATTTCCCCATGTTGTAATAACGAAATATATTAATATAATAATAAATAGAAAGAAGTACAGGTGTTAATATGGAGTTGGATGAAAAAACAAAGGAATATTTGGAAGGTTACAAATCTGGTTACCGCGATGGTTTCAAGCAGGGCATGGATGAAGCAACGGACAGAATAGCAACTGAAATTAAAGAAAGGAAACGCTGGCCCTGATCTTTAATCTCCCAAAGCAAAGATATCACCAAAATTCTTTTATCAAGTTGATTTATTTTTTTAAAACCTTTAAAATGCGATCCACTCCTTAGGTGGGACCCACATTGGTGATTGAAGCTAAATTTAAAATTTCTCCCTTGATCTTAATTATCCTAATCACAGCATCCCTCTTTTTAATTCCAAGTGTCTGCGCAGCCCAAAATCCAAAGGTTTTATTCGATGAAACTGGGCCCTATGGAAAATATTACACCATATATTCAGTTGGACCCTATGGAGCATCTAGTTTTGCAGCTTTACTCCAGAAAGATGGTATGGAAGTTTCAAGGTTAACTGATCCACCTGTAACTTCTGAAAAGCTTAAAGGATACAATGTTTTAGTGGTTATGGCTCCTGAGCGTAACTACACAGATTCTGAGATCACAGCCATCAAGGACTTCGTGAAAAATGGTGGGGGATTACTCCTTTTAGGTGACAACTGGGGAATTGAGGATGGTGATGAAAATTATGCATTCAATAGTCTGGCCCAGAGTTTTGGTGTGAGTTACGCAGATAACCTCGTTGTTGAAGACACACAGCACTACATCCTCTTCTCTGATTATGTAAAAGTTGTGGATGTAAAACCCAGCCCTGTTACTGCAAATGTTTCGGAGTTCTACTATCTGAAGGGCACCTACCTAAAAAATACTGGTTCCTCGGATGTTTTAGCAAGTTCAGATGCAGATTCCTGGGCTGACAGTTACACCCTAACTGAAGAGGGTTTCTCCCAGGATAATCGTGTGAAGGAGTCTGGGGAAGCTTCCGGTCCTCTTTCACTTGTCTCTGCAATGGATTATGGTAATGGAAGGGTGGTATTCATGGGTGCTGTGGGAAGCTACGTGAACTCATGGATCTACAGGACCAACGGGTGGAAACTGGGTTTGAACTCTGTGAACTGGCTTGCAGGACGTCCTGTTCCCTCAGAATATGAGGCTGCAGGTTTGATACCCTACTCAGTTGCAGAAATGGAGTACAAAATAGCATTGATGGTGATCTTAACCCTTGCAATTATCCTTGGAATTGTACTGGCAGCCAGAAGGTATGGAAATGGATTTTCAGGGCAGATAAAAACCATCAAGAACTGGAAGTACAACTCACTCATTGTTGTTAACCTTCTTTTTGCAATTGGGGCTGCCCTGATCTTTATTCCTCCCAATCTGTATCTCTTCGATATTACAAATCCAGATATGTACGATCCCAACTTCGCATACCTCATTATTTCTGTGGTTGCCCTATCCCTGTTCTTCATTGGTGTGGTACTTTACAACCTCCTGGCCAGAAATAGAATGATCCCTGAATATTCTTACATAAACATGGGCATTCTATTATTCTTTGCAGGGCTAACTTTCATATTTGAGGATGTCTTCTTCATCATGGATGTGCAGTTCTACAGCCTCATGAGCCTGACACTTCTCATCCCCCTAATTGTGAATCTATGGATAATAAGAAATTACGGACCAAACCTGGTGATTGAAGGTAAAGAGTTCGATAGGTTGAAAAAGATATCAGTCAAATCACTTCCATATGAACTTCAGCCCCACTACACAAATTCTGCATACATAGGGGAGGGAGGTTTTGGACGTGTTTTCAAAGCAACGGGTAAAAACAACAGGGATGTTGCCATAAAAATACCAAAAAGCTTTGATAAACGATCCGAGAAGACCTTCATCACCGAAGTTTCAAACTGGATACATCTGGATCATCCAAACATAGTGAAGCTCTACGATTTCAAGATCCTTCCAATTCCATACATAGAAATGGAATTTTGTGATGGACGCCTTGAGAAGGGTATGAAAACCAGAGAAGAAGCTATTTACATTGTTTATGAGATTGCGAAGGGTTTGGAGTATGCCCACAGTAAAAATATCATCCATGGTGATGTTAAGTTATCCAATATAATGATCAGGAATGGTGTCTACAAGATATCTGATTGGGGGCTGAGTAAACTTAAGTTAGATGAATCAGTTACCATGTCTGGAGCCACTCCACAGTACGCTGCACCGGAACAGATATCAATAGAATTTGGAAAGGCAGATGAAAGAACAGATATTTATCAGCTTGGAAATGTTTTTTATGAACTTTTAACAGGTAGATTACCATTTGAAGGTGAAATTTCTCAGATATACAATTCCATTCTTCAAACAGAACCAACCTTACCTTCTAAAATAAATTCAAATGCAGAGCCTGTTGAATCCATTGTAATGAAATGCCTCAGTAAGAGGAAGGATGAAAGGTATTCCTCAATGACTGAACTTCTTAAGGAACTCAGGAAACATATGCCCCCTGATGAAACAGCACTGCTCCCCTGAAATTGAAGGTTATCTCATGAATGGGATGATTCTTAGAGATAGTTCAATCAATCACCATTTCTAGGGGTTGTGATGAATTTGAAAGTGGGAAGATTTTCAGGATTAATAAGTGGATTCATAATTTTTTCAATCCTTTTAATTGGCTTAATAAATTCAAATTCAAGTTTTGATGATAGGTTAATTCAAAAGGTTGACAGTGGTGTTCCAGCAGAAGATCTGATATTGGAAATTGAAGAAGAAAGGGAAAATGAGGATCATGATGCGAAAAAACGTTTAGAATCCAATGTGATGGATGTTGGAATGTGGGGGCATGGTGATTTAACATCAGAATATGATTTTAAATATTACATGGACATATACAGTGGAGAAACCCGGATTATAGATGATTACGCAAGGGTGAGAACAGAATTCGTTAAAGGACAGATATCAAAGGAAGAGTTTTTAGATGAAATAGAAGGTTTGGATGAGAATATGGGCTGTATAAAATATTGAAGAATTAGTTTTTTTACTGAAATTTTATTGAATAGTACAAAAAAAATAGTGAATCTAAAAAAATGGGTTTAGAGAAATATTATTTCCCTATTTTACGTGTTTTTACATCATTGGGGGCATTCCGCCCATGCCTTCCATTCCGCCCATGTCAGGCTCTTTTCCGGCACCGGATGATGCTATAACATCGTCGATCCTGAGGATCATTTCAGCTGCTTCAGCTGCAGACTGTATTGCCTGTTTTTTAACCCTTTTTGGCTCGATTACTCCAGCTCTGTACATGTCGCGTACTTCGCCCTTGAACACGTCCAGTCCCATGTACAGGGATTTTTCGTGTGCAGCTCTGAGGTCCACGAGGGAGTCTATGCTGTCGAGTCCTGCGTTTTCAGCCAGGGTTTTTGGTACAACTTCAAGTGCTTCTGCAAATGCAGCTACTGCTAGCTGTTCCCTGCCGCTTATGGTGTCAGCGTACTCTTTTAAGCCTTTGGCTATTGCTATTTCTGCTGCACCTCCGCCTGCTACAACCTGTCCGTCTTCTGCTGTGGATGCTACAACACCTATTGCATCGTCAACTGCTCTTTCGATTTCGTCAACAACGTGTTTGGTTGAACCTCTGATGAAGAGTGTGACTGATTTAGGGTCTTTGCATTCTTCAACGAAGATCATGTCTTCGCCTGAGACTTTTTTCTCTGCAACGGATCCTGCTTCTCCAAGGTCGTTGAAGGTGAGGTCTTCGATGTTGGTTACAACCTTTGCACTGGTTGCCCTTGAGAGTTTTTCTATGTCGGATTTTTTAACTCTGCGGACTGCCATAATTCCTGCTTTTGCAAGGTAGTGCTGTGCCAGGTCATCAATTCCTTTCTGACAGAATAGAACGTTTGCTCCTGCGTCTTCGATCTTGTCCACCATGTCACGGATCATCTGTTCTTCCTGTTCTATGAATGCCTGCATCTGTGCTGGGTCAGTTATTCTGATTTCTGCGTCAACTTCTGTTTCTTTGACTTCTATTGCACTGTTGAGGAGTGCGATTTTACCATCTTCTACTTTTTTAGGCATTCCAGGGTGTACCCTTTCTTTGTCCACAACAACACCGTTAACAAGTGTTGATTCTTCGATGGATGCACCGTCTTTTTTCTCAACTTTTATGTGGTCTGTGTCTATTTCTCCGTCTTCTTCAACCTGTTTAACTGCACCAACTATAAGCTGTGCTAGTGGTTCTCTGGCTTTTTCTGTTCCTTTTCCTGTCATTGCAGTCATTGCAACTTTCAGGAGTGTGTCTCTATCGTCTGCGTCAATTGATATTACGTTGAGGATTTCCTGAGCTTTTTCAGCTGCCTGTCTGTATCCCATTGCAACTATGGTTGGGTGTATATCCTGGTCAAGAAGTCCTTCTGCTTTTTTGAGGAGTTCTCCTGCTATTATAACTGCTGTTGTTGTTCCGTCACCCACTTCATCTTCCTGGGTTTTTGCAACTTCAACAAGCATTTTTGCTGCAGGGTGTTCAATGTCCATTTCTTTAAGGATGGTCACACCGTCGTTTGTCACAACAATGTCTCCAAGTCCGTCCACAAGCATTTTGTCCATTCCTTTAGGACCTAATGTTGTTCTGACAGTCTCTGCAAGTACCTTACCTGCTAATATGTTCATTCTCTGAGCATCTCGTCCGAGGAACCTGTTAGTACCTTCGGGTAATATTAAAACTTGCTGGCCTTGTCCGCCTAATTGTGCCACATTAATCACCTCATTTTTTTATCTTATTCTATCGATGGGTTAGAGGTTCTATAAATAGTTTGCTATTGTGGCTCAATTTGGGATTAAAAATAGGTATTTTACTAAAAATTTAGGTAAAAGATAGTTAAACCATTAGCTCGCTTGGAGTCACAGCTCAAAAAAAAATAAAAATGGGAAATTAAAAGGGTAATTCTTTATATATTCCCTTTAAAGTCCATGAATTAGTATTCCAGTTTCTTATAACTCCAAATGAGTTCATGTTATTTGATGCATCTGCACAGTACCACTTACCATTCACATAGAGCTGAGCCCACACATGACCCATGGTTCCACTTGAAAATTTGCAGGAACCATAGACGTATCGCGCTGGAATTCCAATTGAACGTGCCATTGCAACAATGGCATGTGAAAGATCACAGCAGTTTCCACTTCCAGATGTTAAAGTTCCCAATGCTCCTTTTCTTGTGTTGTAATAAAAACTGTATTCAAGTTTATCCCTTGCCCAGTTGAATATTGCTTCTGCCTTTTCATAGGTTGAAAGGGTTTTCGTCACCAGGGTGTAACTAACCTGAGGTGAATCTATTGTTTCAGAAGAACCAGCTGCTAAACCTGAATCTAGAGAAGAACTTGTGGAACACGTGGCAGTTGAACATGTATCAGTTTCTGCTGATGGAGATTGTGTTGTACAAGAGTTGTTTGTAAGGTTTGTTGTAACGTTGTACACCACAGGTTTTGTTATGTAAGTGGCGAGTGTTTTTACTGTGGAAGAGGTTGACTGACAATTTTTTGCAGGCTGAAGACACTGACTTGGAGAATAATTCGTGACTTTAGGTGTAGAAGTTACTTTATATTTTTTGTAAACATACCGAACCTTGTACACCCATTTATATCTCCATTTACCATGGTATCTGTACTTTTTTTTGTATTTGGTTACCACTTTTACCTTTTTATAGATATAAGTTGCAGCATTAACTGTTTCATGGTTTTCAGCATTGAATTGGGCCGTGTTTTGATTTAAACCTAATTCATTGCTTGTATCTGCTTTAATTTCATTTATATCCAGTGCAAAGGGTAAAATAAAAATGCAAATAACAAATGCAATTAGAAATGAAAAAATTGGCTTTCGCCTAATTTTACCGCCCCCTGACCAAAAAGAGATTTTTTAAACTCTTTAGGTATTTAGAATATTATCAATTCAAAACATATAAATATTTTCTTTTAAACTTGAAAAAAAAGAAATTAGAAATGACCGGATTTCACTTCAAAGTCAGTTTAGGAACTAATTAGAACATTTAACCCGATCAATTAGTCATTAATTTTAGTTTTTAGCAGGTGAAAGTATTATGAAATTTTATTTAATTAGAAAAAAATAGTTATTATCCATTCCATTATAATAACTTCAATAGAATCATATATTACTTTAATTTAGGAGTTTTATGTATAAAAATTGGGTTACAATAAGTTATTTCGAAAAATAAAATATATAACAACTGTTAAATTGTTAGTAAGAGTCGTGAATTAATTTTTTTCCTGAAATTTAAGAAATAAATTCATGTTTTTTTTACTTTTCTATCTTCTTCCAGGAAATTTCACCATCATGATCAATGGATTCAAAGTAACCCTTCCTTTCAAGGTTTCTTAAAGCATGAACAAAGTTTTCCCGGGATAATTCACTGAAACCCACCTTTTTTATGTGTTCGTAAAGATCATCAACACTGCTCTCTCCATCTGGAAGAACCTGGTATATCTGTGACTGGAATGAAGTTATATCCTTTTTGGGTTTGGCTGTGAGTGCTTTGAAGTACTTCCTGGTATTTTCAAGGTCCTTTATCAAATCGTTCTTCTCACGGATCACCTGTTTCAGGTGTTTGATTTCATTTTCCCTTTCAAGGAGCTGTTTTTTAACCTCATCGTTAAGGACCCTCATCTGAATACCCTCTGCATTTCTGGACCTCAAAGATTCCTTCTGACATTTTTTAAGCTCGATCTTGAGCTTGCTGATTTCAAGCAGACATGCCTTAACAAGCTGCCTCAACTGTTCCCTCTCTGTATCCTTTAACAATGGCATTCTTATCACACAACCCATTTATGAAAGATTTTGTTCTTAACCTTTAATATATTCTCCTCAAAGTGGAGCACGATCAATGCACAGAGCACACCAACCAGTGAACCGAACATAACATCCAGTGGGTAGTGCACACCTATGTAGACCCTTGAAAATGCAATGACACCTGCAAGGATCAGGAATAGGTACAGATGTCCGTACTTCACACCCAGCAGGGTGCAGCCTGTGAAAGCTGCAACAGAATGACCTGATGGAAATGAGTGATCAGTCATGGTGGTTAAAAGATGTACGTTGTTCAAAACTGTGAAGGGCCTGGGTCTTGCAACTTCATACTTAATAAATTCTGTGAGAACGTATCCAAATAAAAGGGCAATAATACCCAAAATAGCAACATCCCTCCCCTTTTCTCCCCCGAATATGAAAATACCAACACATACAAGTAACCAGAAAGCATCTGTACCTGCATTTGTCAGTATTGGCATTGTAACGTTGAAGACAGCGTTCTGCAGGCCGTGGTTTATCATGTAAAAGAGTGCCACATCCACGTGGTTGATTGAAACTATAAAACTTTCCAGCATGCCTTTTAACTCCAAAACAGGGATCTTCTATCCATTATATTTTCATCATCCATGATAAAGGTTACATGATTGGGTTGGAATTTTTCCGTGAACATTTATATCTGTAAAGATCATTTGAATTTATTTTTAAAGCTTCGAATCAATTAAAAACCTTAAAATTTCAATATTTTAAATCTCAAATATTTTAAGAATATAGGATTATTAAAATATCTTTTATGATTTTTTAATTAATTTAATGATTTTAAAAAAGTTAATGAAAAAATAGAGGTAAAAAAGAGGGTTACTTCTTCTCTATTTTTATTTTAATTGGGGATTTAATATCCTTCTTCCTCACAACCCATATCGTGACACCCAGCACAATGAGGACAATGAGCCAGACAGGGAAGACGAAGATGGTATCATCTGTTGTTAGGGTTTGGGTTGGGGAGTACCTTCCATATTTTATGGTTGTTTTGGCATCGTAGATACCAAAATCCCAGATACCTGGGGTCCAGCTTGTTTTCATGTAGTACTGGTCATCGGGGTAAACTCCACCGTTGAACGTGACGTTATGACTGTTAAACCATCCTTTTAGGGCTATGTTACCCGTCATGTTGGCGTAGACAGTTCCGTTGTTTTTAACGTGGTAAACGAAGGATCCTGTCATGAAGTTGAAGAGGAATGATGGTGCACTGTGCTCCTTAAGCTGCAGTGACTCTATGATCTGCCCTGGAAGACCCACAGTTATTGGTACAACGATCTCTGGAACCTGCTGAACCTGCATCACAGGTAGATTCTTGTTTGATTGAGCAGTAGTCTGATTTAACGGATATCCCCTTATAACTAGGGCACCCATTGCATCGTAGTAATTCACATTTGAAGGTACATTAACCGTGAACTGAACTTCCTTCTTTTGCTTTGGTGCAAGTAGGAAATTAGTCTGATTAACGGATATCCATGTTGCTATTCCCACATCTGAAAAGAGAAGGTTCACGTTGTCCATCTGAAGCCTCTTCTTATCAATGGTAACGTTCAGAGTATCAGAACCAATGTTCTCCACTGTCAGCGTTCCCTGGTAGGTCTGGGGTGCCGTCATCTTGAGATGAAAACCACCCGGCGATGCCAGAATTCCCGTGGCTGATACTGAACCTAAACTCGTTAACATGACTAAAACTAGAAATATGATGCTGAATCTTTTGATACGTGTCTTTGAATCCATATACTTCCTCCAAACTAGAG
This genomic stretch from Methanobacterium aggregans harbors:
- a CDS encoding transglutaminase-like domain-containing protein, with amino-acid sequence MVTKYKKKYRYHGKWRYKWVYKVRYVYKKYKVTSTPKVTNYSPSQCLQPAKNCQSTSSTVKTLATYITKPVVYNVTTNLTNNSCTTQSPSAETDTCSTATCSTSSSLDSGLAAGSSETIDSPQVSYTLVTKTLSTYEKAEAIFNWARDKLEYSFYYNTRKGALGTLTSGSGNCCDLSHAIVAMARSIGIPARYVYGSCKFSSGTMGHVWAQLYVNGKWYCADASNNMNSFGVIRNWNTNSWTLKGIYKELPF
- the thsA gene encoding thermosome subunit alpha; the protein is MAQLGGQGQQVLILPEGTNRFLGRDAQRMNILAGKVLAETVRTTLGPKGMDKMLVDGLGDIVVTNDGVTILKEMDIEHPAAKMLVEVAKTQEDEVGDGTTTAVIIAGELLKKAEGLLDQDIHPTIVAMGYRQAAEKAQEILNVISIDADDRDTLLKVAMTAMTGKGTEKAREPLAQLIVGAVKQVEEDGEIDTDHIKVEKKDGASIEESTLVNGVVVDKERVHPGMPKKVEDGKIALLNSAIEVKETEVDAEIRITDPAQMQAFIEQEEQMIRDMVDKIEDAGANVLFCQKGIDDLAQHYLAKAGIMAVRRVKKSDIEKLSRATSAKVVTNIEDLTFNDLGEAGSVAEKKVSGEDMIFVEECKDPKSVTLFIRGSTKHVVDEIERAVDDAIGVVASTAEDGQVVAGGGAAEIAIAKGLKEYADTISGREQLAVAAFAEALEVVPKTLAENAGLDSIDSLVDLRAAHEKSLYMGLDVFKGEVRDMYRAGVIEPKRVKKQAIQSAAEAAEMILRIDDVIASSGAGKEPDMGGMEGMGGMPPMM
- a CDS encoding phosphatase PAP2 family protein yields the protein MLESFIVSINHVDVALFYMINHGLQNAVFNVTMPILTNAGTDAFWLLVCVGIFIFGGEKGRDVAILGIIALLFGYVLTEFIKYEVARPRPFTVLNNVHLLTTMTDHSFPSGHSVAAFTGCTLLGVKYGHLYLFLILAGVIAFSRVYIGVHYPLDVMFGSLVGVLCALIVLHFEENILKVKNKIFHKWVV